One region of Ahniella affigens genomic DNA includes:
- a CDS encoding winged helix-turn-helix domain-containing protein, with the protein MTSETPLRGATTRNRIVVGAFQFDPLAQTLSIGEVSTPLSFRATQVLQRLADANGRPVTRSDLLQFAWPGQLPTDLALSQVIVELRKALNDSAKDAKLLVTVPRIGYRLAVLDKVQDQVAERDEQLKLGADSARDVSPNNIRIFSRRLLSISRVIWAVFIVALAALSWWLWQRPGPAIVASGGLPRQVMPEAITFSDDTDRMPSLGSDGNTLAYVRHNGTAQQIHVLGIKTGADSKLTQNSHDRWPRVSPDNRSVAFLRNSPSPNSSELRVSPSSGGESQLIANGTFLGSLAWMPDALSVLVAVQNERAISLQQVQIATGEMAPPDHWPGIRTLQWASDPELSPSGNRIAVRTSKDPDGPISAFDSNATQPIWRSPPGRLVVGYSWLSERELIVSAQDLGRNGLWLVPLDGGDWQWLRQEPLSRISVNAGTLVFPRRVAAVSLYRVDAQPRPATMIAGSAFDSYAPRFADENGALLFLSDRTGSEQFWMWSEQDRERQLSRLDNATVLAFDVDRKQHRVCYVTRDQDGFTGWIGDSQFQSHYSFALENWETVRAVSFYDQGLAVLGANQDQIDGLFYMTPTSGAQLLYAGATLRTLQSNSRGRLYAWRSQDKQVLEWDHGAREWRGTDVIVDNPQHWRATDAGIVVTQRMPGEAGFEFSEYVGGKRTRLATTWPHQAAPTQIDVLGEQIVTSAPASFDMNLMRLDVGALLRPEKDRDPP; encoded by the coding sequence ATGACATCCGAGACTCCCCTAAGAGGCGCAACGACGCGCAACCGAATTGTTGTCGGCGCCTTTCAATTTGATCCGTTGGCACAGACGCTAAGCATTGGTGAGGTCAGTACGCCATTGAGTTTTCGCGCAACCCAAGTGCTTCAGCGCTTGGCCGACGCAAACGGCCGCCCGGTGACCAGATCTGATTTGCTTCAATTTGCGTGGCCAGGGCAGCTGCCAACAGATTTAGCCTTGTCGCAAGTAATCGTCGAATTGCGCAAGGCCCTGAATGACTCTGCAAAAGACGCGAAACTACTGGTGACGGTGCCTCGAATTGGATACCGCCTTGCAGTCTTGGACAAAGTGCAAGACCAGGTCGCGGAACGAGACGAGCAGCTCAAACTTGGAGCAGACTCAGCCAGAGACGTTAGCCCAAACAACATTCGTATATTCAGCCGGCGTTTGCTTTCGATTTCGCGGGTAATTTGGGCGGTTTTCATAGTGGCTCTAGCCGCGCTTTCGTGGTGGCTGTGGCAGCGGCCCGGGCCCGCTATTGTTGCTTCCGGAGGGCTTCCGCGCCAAGTCATGCCCGAAGCGATCACGTTTTCGGATGACACAGACCGGATGCCTAGCCTTGGTTCGGACGGCAACACCTTAGCGTACGTAAGACACAATGGTACTGCGCAACAAATTCATGTCTTGGGAATCAAGACTGGGGCAGATTCGAAGCTGACACAGAATTCCCATGACCGATGGCCTCGTGTCAGTCCCGACAACCGATCAGTTGCCTTCCTACGCAACTCACCCAGCCCGAACTCGTCAGAATTACGCGTCAGCCCGAGCAGTGGCGGGGAGAGTCAACTCATTGCCAACGGCACATTTCTGGGTAGCCTAGCCTGGATGCCGGACGCATTGAGCGTGCTGGTCGCGGTGCAGAATGAGCGGGCTATTTCACTCCAACAGGTGCAGATTGCAACTGGCGAAATGGCGCCGCCAGATCATTGGCCTGGGATTCGTACCCTTCAGTGGGCATCAGATCCTGAGCTGTCGCCCTCCGGAAATCGTATAGCAGTCCGCACGTCCAAAGACCCTGATGGGCCCATTTCAGCATTCGACTCCAACGCGACTCAGCCGATTTGGCGTTCGCCGCCAGGCAGACTGGTTGTCGGTTACAGCTGGTTGTCGGAACGAGAGTTGATTGTCTCTGCTCAAGACCTGGGCAGAAATGGGCTTTGGCTAGTCCCGTTGGATGGCGGGGACTGGCAGTGGCTCCGTCAAGAACCGTTGTCGCGGATTTCAGTGAACGCAGGTACGCTGGTATTCCCTCGACGCGTAGCGGCAGTGAGTCTTTACCGAGTTGATGCGCAACCAAGACCCGCGACGATGATCGCCGGTAGTGCGTTCGACAGCTATGCGCCCCGGTTTGCTGACGAGAATGGGGCCCTACTGTTCTTGTCAGATCGAACAGGGTCAGAGCAGTTTTGGATGTGGTCTGAACAGGATCGCGAGCGACAGTTGTCGAGACTCGACAACGCCACAGTACTTGCTTTCGATGTTGACCGAAAGCAGCATCGCGTCTGCTACGTTACTCGCGATCAGGACGGTTTCACGGGTTGGATCGGCGACAGTCAGTTCCAGTCTCACTACTCATTTGCCCTCGAAAATTGGGAAACAGTGCGCGCGGTAAGTTTTTACGACCAAGGCTTGGCCGTACTCGGTGCCAATCAAGACCAAATCGATGGGCTGTTCTACATGACGCCCACAAGTGGGGCGCAGTTGTTGTACGCAGGAGCTACCTTGCGCACTCTACAGAGCAACTCACGAGGTCGCTTGTATGCGTGGCGTAGCCAAGATAAGCAAGTATTGGAGTGGGATCATGGAGCAAGAGAGTGGCGCGGCACCGATGTGATCGTAGACAATCCGCAGCACTGGCGTGCAACTGACGCAGGTATTGTCGTAACGCAACGAATGCCGGGCGAAGCAGGATTCGAATTTTCCGAATATGTGGGCGGCAAGCGGACGCGCCTCGCGACAACGTGGCCACATCAGGCAGCACCGACACAAATAGACGTTCTTGGCGAACAGATCGTTACGAGCGCCCCGGCCAGCTTCGATATGAATCTGATGCGGCTGGATGTCGGGGCGCTCCTGCGACCTGAGAAAGATAGAGACCCGCCTTAG
- a CDS encoding serine hydrolase domain-containing protein, with protein MLEEMRGTVVNGQFGFDAVGLGDVTDDGKLDYLVGASPIGKAYLYAGSISRSEPFVMNAGLTGAWGDAGVTGQGFLLEVVTDANLLVGGWYTFARTATGASNEQRWLTYVGTYTGDTAETKLMLTQGGQFLQAGGDQTLEVGTLRFQFRDCGHANVQYEVFANAISGQGAANQGNKLTGNIELTRVTPATLCQSLQTSNAGMARLAKDLQRILDQSVSSNNIVGAQASVRIPGWPVWNGVSGTEDRVIPMRSDRMIGTGSITKMLTTAAALRLVDQGRLSLDAHLRDWFPDQANVDASITVRQAMQQISGIADYTISPALQQAVLADLNRVWTPDELRREIGPPLFAPGTGWQASNSNSLLLGRIVEIETGQTLANFMQDQLFADIPEIALVGFGTPSSALATQWGFRNGQLYNYSASFFYPSIFTYRREVQASARSLAAMGERYFLGGLFSPGLMDQILQIIPDDGGVQGQTGGGLGIRRYNFLNRTLYGHSGGTGNSSAFLLFDPATGIIVALSLNQEGTSHQNSHFETAPTLMSAAIRAVSE; from the coding sequence GTGTTGGAAGAGATGCGCGGCACGGTGGTGAATGGTCAGTTCGGGTTTGACGCGGTCGGTCTCGGCGATGTCACCGATGATGGCAAGCTGGATTACTTGGTAGGGGCATCCCCGATTGGCAAGGCCTACCTATATGCGGGCTCAATATCCAGGTCCGAGCCGTTTGTCATGAATGCCGGACTGACTGGTGCGTGGGGCGACGCTGGCGTGACTGGCCAAGGCTTTCTGCTTGAGGTGGTGACAGATGCCAATCTGCTGGTTGGCGGCTGGTACACCTTCGCCCGCACAGCGACCGGCGCATCCAACGAGCAGCGCTGGTTAACCTATGTCGGCACCTATACGGGCGACACAGCTGAGACCAAGCTCATGCTGACTCAAGGTGGCCAATTCCTGCAGGCAGGTGGCGACCAAACCTTGGAAGTCGGCACTCTGCGCTTCCAGTTTCGTGATTGTGGCCATGCGAACGTCCAATACGAAGTGTTTGCCAATGCCATCAGCGGCCAGGGTGCCGCCAATCAGGGCAACAAACTGACCGGCAACATTGAGTTGACTCGGGTCACACCGGCAACGCTCTGCCAGTCGCTGCAAACATCAAACGCTGGCATGGCTAGATTGGCCAAAGATCTGCAGCGTATTCTCGATCAGAGCGTTTCCAGCAACAACATTGTCGGTGCACAGGCTTCCGTGCGGATTCCAGGGTGGCCGGTCTGGAATGGAGTCAGCGGCACCGAAGATCGGGTTATTCCGATGCGTTCAGACCGTATGATTGGGACTGGCAGCATCACCAAAATGTTGACCACCGCGGCAGCGCTACGCTTGGTTGATCAAGGCAGGCTGTCTCTAGACGCACATTTGAGAGACTGGTTCCCGGACCAGGCAAATGTTGATGCAAGTATTACAGTCCGGCAGGCTATGCAACAGATTTCAGGAATTGCAGACTACACAATCTCGCCTGCTCTGCAGCAAGCGGTATTGGCGGATTTGAACCGCGTTTGGACACCCGACGAGCTAAGACGGGAAATTGGCCCCCCACTTTTTGCTCCTGGCACTGGTTGGCAAGCATCTAACAGCAACTCGTTGCTCCTTGGTCGAATTGTCGAGATCGAAACAGGGCAAACTTTGGCGAACTTTATGCAAGATCAGCTTTTTGCCGATATTCCCGAAATTGCCTTGGTTGGGTTCGGGACGCCTTCTTCAGCACTTGCAACACAGTGGGGCTTCCGCAACGGCCAACTCTACAATTACAGCGCTTCGTTTTTCTATCCGTCGATCTTTACTTATCGCCGAGAGGTTCAGGCGTCGGCACGTAGTTTGGCTGCCATGGGCGAGCGGTACTTCCTGGGCGGTCTGTTCTCTCCTGGGCTAATGGACCAAATTCTACAGATTATCCCTGATGATGGTGGTGTTCAGGGACAGACTGGCGGTGGTCTTGGTATTCGTAGGTACAATTTCCTGAACCGGACGCTCTACGGGCACAGCGGCGGAACCGGCAACTCATCAGCGTTCCTATTGTTTGACCCAGCTACTGGAATCATTGTTGCGCTGAGCCTCAACCAGGAAGGAACCAGTCATCAGAACTCACATTTTGAGACAGCGCCAACGCTCATGTCTGCCGCGATTCGGGCTGTCAGTGAATAG
- the gatB gene encoding Asp-tRNA(Asn)/Glu-tRNA(Gln) amidotransferase subunit GatB → MSWQAVIGLEIHVQLATQSKLFSVAPTAYGAEANTQTSWLDAALPGTLPVPNREAVRLAALFGLAIDAEVAERSIFARKNYFYPDLPKGYQISQYETPIVGRGQLDVRLDDDRVLSVDIIRAHLEEDAGKSLHDAFHGATGIDLNRAGTPLIEIVSAPCLHSPEEAVAYLRTVHQLVRWLGVSDGNMQEGSFRCDANVSVRPGPDAPLGTRCEIKNVNSFRFVEKAIAFEIERQIRALENGETIVQETRLYDAAANRTRPMRSKEDAEDYRYFPDPDLPPIVLGAGELERIRATLPELPWQRAARYQDALKLSAYDAHKLTEDRALSEYFESVLAALLLSGAAERAPQLAKQAANWINGELASALNDAELDIRANPLAPAELAQLIARVEDGTLSGKLAKEVFQAIWAGDGGVDQIIDQRGLKQVTDTGAIDAMLAEVLAQFPDQVAKYRAGDQKIFQFLVGQAMKATKGKANPTIVSERLRQMMG, encoded by the coding sequence ATGAGTTGGCAGGCTGTTATTGGTCTTGAAATCCACGTCCAGCTTGCCACGCAGAGCAAGCTGTTTTCGGTAGCCCCCACGGCGTATGGTGCCGAAGCCAACACGCAGACCAGTTGGTTGGACGCAGCGTTGCCGGGCACACTGCCCGTTCCGAATCGCGAAGCGGTGCGTCTGGCGGCATTGTTTGGGCTCGCGATCGATGCCGAAGTCGCCGAGCGTTCGATCTTTGCGCGCAAGAACTACTTCTATCCCGACTTGCCCAAGGGCTACCAGATTTCCCAGTACGAAACGCCAATCGTCGGTCGCGGGCAGTTGGATGTCCGGCTGGACGATGACCGCGTGCTCAGCGTGGACATCATCCGGGCGCACCTGGAGGAAGACGCTGGCAAAAGCTTGCATGACGCGTTTCACGGTGCCACCGGCATCGATTTGAATCGAGCCGGGACGCCACTCATCGAAATTGTCTCGGCACCCTGCTTGCATTCGCCCGAGGAGGCCGTCGCCTACCTGCGTACCGTGCACCAATTGGTGCGGTGGCTCGGGGTGTCTGACGGCAACATGCAGGAAGGCTCATTTCGGTGCGACGCCAACGTATCGGTGCGCCCGGGTCCGGACGCGCCGCTTGGCACACGTTGCGAGATCAAGAACGTCAACTCGTTCCGCTTCGTCGAAAAGGCCATTGCCTTCGAAATCGAGCGCCAGATTCGGGCACTCGAAAACGGCGAGACGATCGTCCAGGAAACCCGGCTCTATGACGCCGCTGCCAATCGCACACGACCCATGCGGAGCAAGGAAGACGCCGAGGATTACCGCTATTTCCCGGATCCGGATCTGCCGCCGATCGTGCTCGGTGCCGGTGAGTTGGAGCGCATTCGAGCGACGCTGCCGGAGCTCCCCTGGCAGCGGGCGGCGCGCTACCAGGATGCGCTGAAGCTCAGCGCCTACGACGCGCACAAACTGACCGAAGACCGGGCCTTGTCGGAATATTTCGAGTCGGTATTGGCCGCGTTGTTGCTATCGGGTGCAGCCGAGCGCGCGCCGCAACTTGCGAAGCAAGCAGCCAACTGGATCAACGGCGAGCTTGCGAGCGCGTTGAACGACGCCGAGTTAGACATCCGCGCAAACCCGCTTGCGCCCGCAGAACTTGCCCAACTCATCGCCCGTGTCGAGGATGGTACGCTGAGCGGCAAGCTGGCCAAGGAAGTGTTCCAGGCAATTTGGGCCGGGGATGGCGGCGTCGATCAGATCATCGATCAACGTGGTCTGAAGCAAGTGACCGACACCGGAGCGATCGATGCAATGCTCGCCGAGGTATTGGCGCAGTTCCCGGATCAGGTGGCCAAGTACCGTGCTGGCGATCAGAAAATTTTTCAGTTTCTGGTCGGGCAGGCGATGAAGGCCACGAAGGGCAAGGCAAATCCCACTATTGTAAGTGAGCGTCTGCGCCAAATGATGGGGTAA
- the gatA gene encoding Asp-tRNA(Asn)/Glu-tRNA(Gln) amidotransferase subunit GatA, with protein MNPLLNLSAARALIAAGGAADIAAQALDRALQLAPAINALITVLPDDRVSNAGTGPLAGIPFVHKDVFCTEGARTTAGSKILDQFVPPYDATVVARLRAAGARCVGKANMDEFAMGSSNENSAYGVVRNPWDTSRVPGGSSGGSAAAVAAGIVPFATGSDTGGSVRQPAAFCGLTGLKPTYGRISRYGMIAYASSLDQAGVLARSVADCAEVLDVLSGHDPLDATSVDAPAIDISGALHRGVRGLRVGVVREMFGAGVRSAMADTVLQSLRALEAAGAVLVDISLDSLRHAIPAYYVIAPAEASSNLSRYDGVRFGHRTESAKDLKSLYQNSRSEGFGLEVKRRILSGTYVLSSGYYDAYYLRAQQVRRLIAADFSRAFGAVDVLAGPTTPDVAFKLGEKVDDPLAMYAADINTVAVNLAGLPAISLPSGFIDGLPAGLQLIAPAFAEDQLLAAGHALQQRTEHHLALAPGVAA; from the coding sequence ATGAATCCTCTACTGAATCTCTCGGCCGCGCGCGCATTGATTGCCGCCGGTGGCGCCGCCGACATCGCGGCCCAGGCATTGGACCGCGCCCTGCAGCTTGCGCCGGCGATCAATGCCTTGATCACCGTTTTGCCCGACGATCGCGTTTCAAACGCCGGAACGGGGCCGTTGGCAGGCATTCCATTCGTACACAAGGATGTTTTCTGCACCGAGGGGGCGCGCACCACCGCTGGGTCCAAGATTTTGGACCAATTTGTGCCGCCGTACGATGCGACCGTGGTCGCCAGGCTCCGGGCGGCCGGTGCGCGTTGCGTCGGCAAGGCCAATATGGATGAGTTCGCCATGGGGTCGTCGAACGAGAACAGCGCCTATGGCGTCGTGCGCAACCCATGGGACACTAGCCGCGTGCCGGGTGGGTCTTCCGGTGGCTCGGCGGCTGCGGTTGCGGCGGGCATCGTGCCATTCGCGACAGGTTCTGATACGGGCGGTTCGGTGCGTCAGCCAGCAGCATTTTGCGGCCTGACCGGGCTCAAGCCAACGTATGGGCGGATTTCCCGTTACGGCATGATTGCCTATGCCTCCAGTCTCGATCAGGCGGGCGTGCTCGCACGCTCCGTCGCTGATTGCGCCGAGGTCCTCGATGTATTGTCGGGTCACGACCCGCTGGACGCGACGTCGGTGGATGCGCCGGCCATCGATATATCGGGAGCGCTGCATCGTGGCGTTCGTGGCCTCAGAGTTGGTGTCGTCCGGGAAATGTTTGGGGCGGGCGTTCGTTCGGCAATGGCCGACACCGTGCTGCAGTCGCTGCGTGCGCTGGAAGCGGCTGGGGCAGTTCTGGTCGACATCAGCCTGGACAGCCTGCGCCACGCGATTCCCGCGTATTACGTGATTGCCCCGGCCGAGGCATCGAGCAACCTGTCGCGCTACGATGGCGTGCGCTTTGGTCATCGCACCGAATCGGCGAAGGATTTGAAGTCGCTCTACCAGAACTCGCGGAGCGAAGGTTTTGGACTGGAAGTGAAACGGCGCATTCTGAGCGGCACCTACGTGCTGTCGTCCGGCTATTACGATGCCTATTACCTGCGGGCGCAGCAGGTCCGACGCCTGATTGCTGCCGATTTCAGCCGGGCCTTTGGCGCCGTCGATGTCCTCGCCGGGCCGACCACGCCCGACGTTGCGTTCAAACTCGGTGAAAAGGTCGATGATCCGTTGGCGATGTACGCCGCCGATATCAATACAGTCGCCGTGAATCTGGCCGGATTGCCAGCGATCTCGTTGCCTTCAGGCTTCATTGATGGCTTGCCAGCCGGGTTGCAATTGATCGCCCCGGCGTTTGCCGAAGATCAACTGCTGGCTGCGGGTCACGCGCTGCAGCAGCGGACGGAACATCATCTGGCTCTGGCCCCGGGAGTTGCAGCATGA
- the gatC gene encoding Asp-tRNA(Asn)/Glu-tRNA(Gln) amidotransferase subunit GatC has protein sequence MEQATIHKLATLARLALSPELEQRLAADLSELLGLVSELQRVDVNGVLPMAHPHDAIAPLRPDVPEVIDHSPALERLAPDMSQGLYRVPKVIE, from the coding sequence ATGGAGCAGGCGACGATTCACAAGTTGGCAACGCTGGCGCGGCTCGCGCTCAGTCCAGAGCTCGAACAACGATTGGCCGCAGATTTGTCCGAGCTACTGGGGCTGGTCTCTGAGCTTCAACGAGTCGATGTAAACGGAGTGTTACCGATGGCGCACCCGCACGATGCTATTGCGCCGCTGCGACCCGACGTGCCCGAGGTCATTGATCACAGTCCCGCTCTGGAACGATTGGCGCCGGATATGTCGCAAGGCCTTTACCGTGTGCCGAAGGTGATTGAATGA
- a CDS encoding rod shape-determining protein, whose protein sequence is MFKSLRGIFSNDLSIDLGTANTLVYARGQGIVLNEPSVVAIRLEMGARHRTVAAVGREAKHMLGRTPGNIETIRPMKDGVIADFTMAEEMLQQFIKKVHQSRFLRPSPRVLICVPYGSTQVERRAIKESAEGAGARDVYLIEEPMAAAIGAGIPVHEARGSMVLDIGGGTSEVAVISLNGIVYAQSVRIGGDKFDEAIINYVRRNHGTLIGHSTAERIKIEIGCAYPQSEIKEIDVSGRNLAEGVPRMFTINSNEILEALHEPLAGIVGAVKGALEKTPPELCSDVAERGIVLTGGGALLRDLDRLISDETGLAVHVADDPLTCVARGGGRALELIDLHGSEFFSPE, encoded by the coding sequence ATGTTCAAAAGCCTGCGTGGCATATTTTCCAATGACCTGTCGATCGACCTCGGCACGGCCAATACGCTTGTCTACGCCCGAGGTCAGGGCATCGTCCTGAACGAGCCTTCAGTCGTGGCAATCCGCCTCGAAATGGGCGCACGGCACCGGACGGTGGCCGCCGTCGGTCGCGAAGCCAAGCACATGCTCGGCCGCACGCCGGGCAATATCGAGACCATTCGCCCCATGAAGGACGGCGTCATTGCCGACTTCACCATGGCGGAGGAAATGCTCCAGCAATTCATCAAGAAGGTGCACCAGTCGCGCTTTCTGCGCCCCAGCCCACGTGTGCTGATTTGCGTGCCTTATGGCTCGACTCAAGTCGAGCGGCGCGCGATCAAGGAATCCGCTGAAGGTGCTGGCGCGCGCGATGTGTACTTGATCGAAGAGCCGATGGCGGCGGCGATTGGCGCCGGGATTCCGGTTCATGAGGCCCGCGGGTCCATGGTGCTCGACATCGGCGGCGGCACGTCCGAGGTGGCCGTCATCTCGCTGAACGGCATCGTCTACGCGCAAAGCGTTCGGATTGGTGGCGACAAATTCGACGAAGCCATCATCAACTACGTGCGCCGAAACCACGGCACCTTGATCGGCCACTCCACGGCAGAACGCATCAAGATTGAGATTGGTTGCGCCTACCCGCAGTCCGAGATCAAAGAAATCGACGTCTCTGGCCGTAATCTGGCAGAGGGCGTGCCGCGCATGTTCACGATCAATTCGAACGAGATCCTGGAAGCGCTGCACGAGCCGCTCGCCGGCATCGTTGGTGCGGTCAAGGGTGCGCTCGAAAAGACCCCGCCCGAACTCTGTTCGGACGTCGCCGAGCGCGGCATCGTGCTGACCGGCGGCGGTGCGCTGCTGCGTGATCTCGATCGCCTGATCTCGGATGAAACCGGTCTGGCCGTGCATGTGGCCGATGATCCGCTGACTTGCGTGGCCCGCGGTGGTGGTCGCGCTCTGGAGCTGATCGACCTCCATGGCAGCGAGTTCTTCTCGCCAGAATAA
- the mreC gene encoding rod shape-determining protein MreC, translating into MPVQSADQTHLFSGHGAGTLRLVVLLAVASALMASDARFGLLQAVRAKGAAITGPIYWLATTPKRLGESAWRYFGDRQTLLDENRSMREQLLLDQANLGRLATLVRENESLRGLLGARARLGLSVKLAELVDVDLDPFRHRLMIDLGQSSGIRPGQAVLDSRGLVGQTLEVSEHQSTVILLTDPSHAVPVRVERTGLRAIAYGTGSSDRLVLSHVPFSANLQVGDRLVSSGLGGRFPAGLPVAVITEVRGDRSATFANADAHPVAEIEQVQQLLVLDQELSAISVDSIESDPDFVGPPQGLSFPNTEQP; encoded by the coding sequence ATGCCGGTGCAATCGGCCGACCAGACGCACCTCTTTTCCGGCCACGGGGCCGGGACGTTGCGGCTGGTCGTGTTACTGGCGGTGGCTTCGGCCCTGATGGCCAGCGATGCCCGATTTGGCTTGCTGCAAGCAGTCCGTGCGAAAGGCGCGGCGATCACCGGCCCGATTTATTGGCTCGCCACGACGCCGAAACGCCTCGGCGAGTCAGCCTGGCGCTATTTCGGTGACCGTCAGACCCTGCTCGACGAAAACCGATCCATGCGGGAACAACTGCTGCTGGATCAGGCAAATCTGGGCCGCCTGGCCACACTCGTCCGCGAGAACGAGAGCCTTCGAGGCCTCCTCGGCGCGCGCGCGCGCCTCGGACTGAGTGTCAAGCTGGCCGAGCTGGTCGACGTCGACCTTGACCCATTCCGGCATCGCTTGATGATCGATCTCGGCCAGAGCTCTGGCATCCGTCCCGGTCAAGCGGTGCTCGACAGCCGCGGGCTAGTCGGCCAGACGCTCGAAGTGAGTGAGCATCAGAGCACCGTGATCTTGCTGACTGACCCAAGCCACGCGGTACCGGTCCGGGTTGAGCGCACGGGACTGCGCGCGATCGCCTACGGAACCGGCTCGTCCGACCGGCTTGTACTGTCGCATGTCCCGTTCAGCGCGAATCTGCAGGTCGGCGATCGGCTCGTCAGCTCTGGGCTGGGCGGGCGCTTCCCGGCTGGGCTGCCTGTTGCTGTCATCACGGAAGTCCGCGGCGATCGCTCGGCCACGTTTGCCAATGCTGACGCCCACCCGGTTGCCGAAATCGAACAAGTCCAGCAGTTGCTGGTGCTCGATCAGGAACTGAGCGCAATATCAGTCGACAGTATTGAATCTGATCCCGATTTTGTCGGGCCGCCGCAGGGGCTGAGTTTCCCGAATACGGAGCAACCATGA
- the mreD gene encoding rod shape-determining protein MreD, with amino-acid sequence MSRNRANTLALWVLVGAAALLSLMPLPESMRALRPFWMALVVVYASLEWPEDFGLGLAFSFGLISDLVAGTTFGEHSFRLVIVAFIVIRFRSRIRFFPMWQQTAAVFALLLNDRIVTWMLRTFTGEFAIDWRFWIAPFSGALIWPWFFLLVSDLSQRRRSKDA; translated from the coding sequence ATGAGCCGGAATCGTGCCAACACCCTGGCGCTCTGGGTTCTGGTGGGCGCAGCGGCGCTGCTCAGCCTGATGCCGCTACCCGAATCGATGCGCGCGCTGCGACCGTTTTGGATGGCGCTCGTGGTGGTGTATGCGAGCCTGGAGTGGCCCGAAGATTTTGGCCTGGGCCTCGCATTCAGTTTTGGCCTGATTAGCGATCTGGTTGCCGGGACGACGTTTGGCGAGCACTCGTTCCGGCTGGTGATCGTCGCATTCATTGTGATCCGCTTCCGCTCGCGAATCCGGTTCTTCCCCATGTGGCAGCAGACCGCCGCGGTGTTCGCGCTGCTGTTGAACGACCGTATTGTGACGTGGATGCTGCGCACCTTTACCGGCGAATTCGCGATTGACTGGCGCTTTTGGATCGCGCCGTTCAGCGGTGCCTTGATCTGGCCCTGGTTCTTCCTGCTGGTCAGCGATTTGAGCCAACGTCGACGCAGCAAGGACGCATGA